In one Catenulispora sp. EB89 genomic region, the following are encoded:
- a CDS encoding ATP-binding protein, with protein MDPESQSDRTSSTVSEATAEPETVLVRVPADPDYLAVIRSASAHVATKFGCTLSEVADLRLAVDEASGLMLRHTVGDRRDPGAGDLECRFILAAAELRVVLSRQAQDVARPADDDFGWTILSALVDDIVWRVDGPTVHVEIVKRRTAGS; from the coding sequence ATGGATCCTGAATCACAGTCCGACCGGACGTCGTCGACGGTCTCGGAAGCCACGGCCGAGCCGGAAACGGTCCTGGTCCGGGTGCCCGCGGACCCCGACTACCTGGCCGTCATCCGATCGGCCAGCGCACACGTCGCCACCAAGTTCGGCTGCACGCTGTCTGAGGTCGCCGACCTGCGCCTGGCCGTCGACGAGGCGAGCGGCCTGATGCTCCGGCACACCGTCGGCGACCGGCGGGACCCCGGCGCCGGGGACCTGGAGTGCCGTTTCATCCTGGCGGCCGCCGAGCTCCGCGTCGTGCTCAGCCGCCAGGCCCAGGACGTCGCGCGGCCCGCGGACGACGACTTCGGCTGGACGATCCTCAGCGCGCTCGTGGACGACATCGTCTGGCGCGTGGACGGCCCGACCGTGCACGTGGAGATCGTGAAACGCCGTACGGCCGGGAGCTGA
- a CDS encoding anti-sigma factor RsbA family regulatory protein, whose product MSRLPFAAQDPVAAESFRHEAFLYSGDEHFVAGTTAFVRGALDADETVLVAVVEPRATLLRDALGRDAEHVGFLTMETVGRNPARIIPAWQEWVDRHASGTRGFRGIGEPIWAARTSSEVAECQRHEVLLNTAFDDGPGWWLLCPYDVDALSGPVIERAHAAHPHVFVDDIRTPSATYPQFGAGAGAGTAPAFDEPLEEPPGPVWEIFFDLASLGELRDRVAEFAEPAVDKRGTDNAVLVVSELAANSIKYGGGAGILRLWRDGQSLVCEVRDDGVITDPLVGRRRPSVLVGGKAGLWIANQVCDLLQIRSAPGRGTTVRARLGITDH is encoded by the coding sequence ATGAGCAGGCTTCCCTTCGCTGCTCAGGACCCCGTCGCCGCGGAGTCGTTCCGCCATGAGGCGTTCCTGTACTCCGGTGATGAGCACTTCGTGGCGGGCACCACCGCCTTCGTGCGGGGCGCGTTGGACGCCGACGAGACCGTGCTGGTCGCGGTCGTCGAACCCCGTGCCACGCTGCTGCGGGACGCGCTGGGCCGCGACGCGGAGCATGTCGGCTTTCTCACCATGGAGACCGTCGGCCGCAATCCCGCGCGGATCATCCCGGCGTGGCAGGAATGGGTCGACCGGCACGCGTCCGGCACGCGCGGGTTCCGGGGGATCGGCGAGCCGATCTGGGCCGCCCGCACATCGAGCGAGGTGGCCGAGTGCCAGCGGCACGAGGTGCTGCTCAACACCGCGTTCGACGACGGCCCGGGCTGGTGGCTGCTGTGTCCGTACGACGTCGACGCGCTGTCCGGGCCGGTGATCGAGCGCGCGCACGCCGCTCATCCCCACGTCTTCGTCGACGACATCCGGACGCCCAGCGCCACCTATCCGCAGTTCGGCGCGGGCGCCGGCGCCGGGACCGCCCCGGCCTTCGACGAACCGCTGGAAGAACCGCCGGGGCCGGTGTGGGAGATCTTCTTCGACCTGGCGAGCCTGGGAGAGCTCCGCGACCGGGTCGCGGAGTTCGCGGAGCCGGCGGTCGACAAGCGCGGGACCGACAACGCGGTCCTGGTCGTCAGCGAACTGGCGGCCAACAGCATCAAGTACGGCGGGGGAGCGGGGATCCTGCGCTTATGGCGCGACGGCCAGAGCCTGGTGTGCGAGGTGCGGGACGACGGCGTGATCACCGATCCGCTGGTCGGCCGGCGCCGACCCTCCGTGCTCGTCGGCGGGAAGGCCGGACTGTGGATCGCCAACCAGGTGTGCGACCTGTTACAGATCCGGTCGGCACCGGGAAGGGGGACCACAGTCCGGGCCCGCTTAGGAATTACAGATCATTGA
- a CDS encoding SigB/SigF/SigG family RNA polymerase sigma factor — MDTPATPDDYARERAAARAALVRLRRMPPDDPEYDSLREHVIGEYMSYARYIAGKFRQRGEAQSDLEQVAYLGLVKAVDNFDPDYGAAFLTYATPMIAGEVRRHFRDTTWDVHVPRRVQENALAVRAAERELTQELGHPPSAAEIGHRLELSADEVAEAYEAGAAHHAASLDVPTAMSDGDGASLGDLLGDDDPGFELVVNREALKPLLAELSPRDKRILLMRFFRNMSQVQIAEELGVSQMQVSRLLSRILGDLRKGVEAER, encoded by the coding sequence ATGGACACCCCCGCCACACCCGACGACTACGCGCGTGAACGCGCCGCGGCCCGCGCCGCCCTGGTCCGTCTCCGAAGGATGCCGCCCGACGATCCCGAATACGATTCGCTGCGCGAGCACGTCATCGGCGAGTACATGTCCTACGCGCGCTATATAGCGGGCAAGTTCCGTCAGCGCGGCGAAGCGCAGTCGGACCTGGAGCAGGTCGCGTACCTCGGCCTGGTCAAGGCCGTCGACAACTTCGACCCCGACTACGGCGCGGCGTTCCTCACCTACGCCACGCCGATGATCGCCGGCGAGGTCAGGCGCCACTTCCGGGACACCACCTGGGACGTGCACGTGCCCCGCAGGGTGCAGGAGAACGCCTTGGCGGTCCGGGCCGCGGAGCGTGAGCTGACCCAGGAGCTCGGCCACCCGCCGAGCGCGGCCGAGATCGGGCATCGGCTGGAGCTGTCGGCCGACGAGGTCGCGGAGGCCTATGAGGCCGGCGCCGCGCACCACGCCGCGTCGCTGGACGTGCCCACCGCCATGTCCGACGGCGACGGCGCGAGCCTGGGCGACCTGCTCGGCGACGACGACCCCGGCTTCGAGCTGGTCGTCAACCGGGAAGCGCTCAAGCCGCTGCTCGCCGAGCTCAGCCCACGCGACAAGCGGATCCTGCTGATGCGCTTCTTCCGGAACATGTCCCAGGTGCAGATCGCCGAGGAACTCGGGGTCTCGCAGATGCAGGTCTCCCGGCTGCTTTCGCGGATCCTCGGAGACCTGCGGAAGGGCGTCGAGGCCGAGCGCTGA
- a CDS encoding HAMP domain-containing protein — protein MDDRAERAASNGRTVLPGGPEDSEAAGLSQLLAGLTAVRDGDFGTRLPEHGDGLLVEIATVFNGMVDQLSLFTSEVTRVAREVGTDGRLGGQAEVPGVSGTWKDLTDSVNAMAGNLTTQVRDIAQVATAVAKGDLSQKIDVDARGEILELKNTLNTMVDQLSSFADEVTRVAREVGTEGRLGGQADVKGVSGTWKDLTESVNFMANNLTDQVRSIAEVTTAVAKGDLSQKITVDARGEILQLKSTINTMVDQLSAFADEVTRVAREVGTEGMLGGQAQVPGVAGTWRDLTDSVNFMAGNLTAQVRSIAQVATAVAKGDLTRTIDVDARGEILELKNTLNTMVDQLSSFADEVTRVAREVGTDGRLGGQADVKGVSGTWKDLTESVNVMADNLTAQVRSIAEVTTAVAKGDLSQKIRVDARGEILELKETINTMVDQLSAFADEVTRVAREVGTEGNLGGQATVRGVSGTWKDLTDNVNVMASNLTGQVRSIAQVASAVAKGDLSQKITIEARGEVAALAGVINTMVDTLSAFADEVTRVAREVGTEGTLGGQARVPNVAGTWKDLTDNVNFMANNLTNQVRNIAQVTTAVAQGDLTRKIDVDARGEILELKTTINTMVDQLSSFAAEVTRVAREVGSEGRLGGQAEVEGVSGTWKRLTENVNELAGNLTRQVRAIAGVTSAVAEGDLTRSITVDASGEVAELKDNINSMVESLRETTRANRDQDWLKSNLARISALMQGRRDLAVVAELVMDELTPLVGAQYGAFFLAEEAADGSGTELRLISSYGDPGDDRPTRFRLGQSLVGQAARSKRVIAIDDLPGDYVALGSALGRTAAASLVVLPIAVEDQVLGVIELASMHRFTAVHRQFLEQLMETVGVNVNTIVANARTDELLGESQRLAAELQARSGELQVRQEQLQTSNAELEEKAALLATQNRDIETKNLEIEQARQELETRAQQLSLASKYKSEFLANMSHELRTPLNSLLILAQLLAQNSNRNLTPKQVEYAGVIHSAGSDLLQLIDDILDLSKVEAGKMNVDPERVFLQRLLDYVEATFHPLTTQKGLEFRVRTANGIPGEMLTDDSRLRQVLRNLLSNAVKFTETGGVELSIEQATVEELPGNVRDHGPALAFRVKDTGIGIPEQQLETIFGAFQQADGTTSRKYGGTGLGLSISREIAQLLGGAITAHSVLGEGSTFTLYLPVAHPDWAEMTSSDGGAHGDFGFASDAASITSTSNGAAADNSVSAGQAGHADYTAVASSGARRSGAGVVAERSVAEASPRRLLVVEDQARGLLSLVAESAAEDLLAGRERLGPHAQVQIRTAVGAQEAAAMLAAEPHHCVVLELDMAQDGAALFLQARTADPALRSIPVLAHHNRTLRGDQDRLLRAHAELYPLELLPSLDELRERIVLHLGAEHPDDVVPLGLPGRERLAELPDSGGRLSGRSVLVIDDDARNLFALTGMLEMHGMRVVDAEDGVKGIQALQNDPSIELILMDVMMPEMDGYEATARIRTMPEFADLPIIAVTAKAMHGDREKSLAAGANDYVTKPVDAAVLIESIQRVLGL, from the coding sequence ATGGACGACAGGGCTGAGCGTGCGGCCTCCAACGGGCGGACGGTGCTGCCGGGCGGGCCGGAGGACTCCGAGGCGGCGGGCCTGAGCCAGCTGCTGGCCGGGCTCACCGCGGTCCGCGACGGCGACTTCGGCACCCGGCTGCCCGAGCACGGCGACGGGCTGCTGGTCGAGATCGCGACCGTGTTCAACGGCATGGTCGACCAGCTGTCGCTGTTCACCTCTGAGGTGACCCGGGTGGCCCGCGAGGTCGGCACCGACGGCCGGCTCGGCGGCCAGGCCGAGGTGCCGGGGGTGTCCGGGACCTGGAAGGACCTGACCGACTCGGTCAACGCCATGGCCGGCAACCTGACGACCCAGGTCCGCGACATCGCCCAGGTGGCGACCGCGGTGGCCAAGGGCGACCTGTCGCAGAAGATCGACGTGGACGCCCGGGGCGAGATCCTGGAGCTGAAGAACACCTTGAACACGATGGTGGACCAGCTGTCCTCCTTCGCCGACGAGGTGACGCGCGTGGCGCGCGAGGTCGGCACCGAGGGCCGCCTCGGCGGCCAGGCCGACGTCAAGGGCGTGTCCGGGACCTGGAAAGACCTCACCGAGTCCGTGAACTTCATGGCGAACAACCTCACCGACCAGGTGCGGTCGATCGCCGAGGTGACCACGGCGGTGGCCAAGGGCGACCTGTCGCAGAAGATCACGGTCGACGCCCGGGGCGAGATCCTTCAGCTGAAGAGCACGATCAACACGATGGTCGACCAGCTCTCCGCGTTCGCCGACGAGGTGACGCGCGTGGCCCGCGAGGTCGGCACCGAGGGCATGCTCGGCGGCCAGGCCCAGGTCCCCGGCGTGGCCGGCACCTGGCGCGACCTGACCGACTCGGTCAACTTCATGGCCGGCAACCTCACCGCGCAGGTGCGCTCGATCGCGCAGGTGGCGACGGCGGTGGCCAAGGGCGACCTGACGCGCACCATCGACGTGGACGCCCGGGGCGAGATCCTGGAGCTCAAGAACACCCTGAATACGATGGTGGACCAGCTGTCCTCCTTCGCCGACGAGGTGACGCGTGTCGCGCGCGAGGTCGGCACCGACGGTCGCCTCGGCGGCCAGGCCGACGTCAAGGGCGTATCAGGGACCTGGAAAGACCTCACCGAGTCGGTCAACGTCATGGCCGACAACCTCACCGCGCAGGTGCGCTCCATCGCCGAGGTCACCACCGCGGTGGCCAAGGGCGACCTGTCGCAGAAGATCCGCGTCGACGCCCGCGGCGAGATCCTGGAGCTGAAGGAGACCATCAACACGATGGTCGACCAGCTCTCCGCGTTCGCCGACGAGGTGACGCGCGTGGCGCGCGAGGTCGGCACCGAGGGCAACCTCGGCGGCCAGGCGACGGTGCGCGGCGTGTCCGGTACCTGGAAGGACCTGACCGACAACGTCAACGTCATGGCCTCCAACCTGACCGGCCAGGTGCGCTCGATCGCGCAGGTGGCCTCCGCGGTGGCCAAGGGCGACCTGTCGCAGAAGATCACGATCGAGGCCCGCGGCGAGGTCGCGGCGCTGGCCGGCGTGATCAACACCATGGTCGACACGCTCTCGGCGTTCGCCGACGAGGTGACCCGCGTGGCCCGCGAGGTCGGCACCGAGGGCACGCTGGGCGGCCAGGCCCGGGTGCCGAACGTCGCCGGGACCTGGAAGGACCTGACCGACAACGTCAACTTCATGGCGAACAACCTGACCAACCAGGTCCGCAACATCGCCCAGGTGACCACGGCCGTGGCCCAGGGCGACCTGACGCGCAAGATCGACGTGGACGCGCGCGGGGAGATCCTGGAGCTGAAGACCACCATCAACACCATGGTCGACCAGCTGTCCTCGTTCGCCGCCGAGGTCACGCGGGTGGCGCGCGAGGTCGGCAGCGAGGGCCGGCTCGGCGGGCAGGCCGAGGTCGAGGGCGTGTCCGGGACCTGGAAGCGGCTCACCGAGAACGTCAACGAGCTGGCCGGGAACCTGACCCGGCAGGTCCGGGCCATCGCCGGCGTCACCAGCGCGGTCGCCGAGGGCGACCTGACGCGGTCCATCACCGTGGACGCCTCCGGCGAGGTCGCCGAGCTCAAGGACAACATCAACTCGATGGTGGAGTCGCTGCGCGAGACCACCCGGGCCAACCGCGACCAGGACTGGCTGAAGTCCAACCTGGCCCGCATCAGCGCCCTGATGCAGGGCCGCCGCGACCTGGCCGTCGTCGCCGAGCTGGTGATGGACGAGCTGACCCCGCTGGTCGGGGCCCAGTACGGCGCGTTCTTCCTGGCCGAGGAGGCCGCCGACGGCAGCGGCACCGAGCTGCGGCTGATCAGCTCCTACGGCGACCCCGGCGACGACCGCCCGACCCGCTTCCGGCTCGGCCAGTCGCTGGTCGGCCAGGCGGCGCGCAGCAAGCGCGTCATCGCCATCGACGACCTGCCCGGCGACTACGTCGCGCTGGGCTCGGCGCTGGGCCGCACCGCCGCGGCGAGCCTGGTGGTGCTGCCGATAGCGGTCGAGGACCAGGTGCTCGGCGTCATCGAGCTGGCCTCGATGCACCGGTTCACCGCGGTGCACCGGCAGTTCCTGGAGCAGCTGATGGAGACGGTCGGCGTCAACGTCAACACCATCGTCGCCAACGCCCGCACCGACGAACTGCTCGGGGAGTCCCAGCGCCTGGCCGCCGAGCTCCAGGCGCGCTCCGGCGAGCTGCAGGTGCGGCAGGAGCAGCTGCAGACGTCGAACGCGGAGCTGGAGGAGAAGGCGGCGCTGCTGGCGACCCAGAACCGCGACATCGAGACCAAGAACCTGGAGATCGAGCAGGCCCGGCAGGAGCTGGAGACGCGGGCGCAGCAGCTGTCGCTGGCGTCGAAGTACAAGTCGGAGTTCCTGGCCAACATGAGCCACGAGCTGCGCACGCCGTTGAACAGCCTGCTGATCCTGGCGCAGCTGCTGGCGCAGAACTCGAACCGGAACCTGACGCCGAAGCAGGTCGAGTACGCGGGCGTGATCCACTCCGCCGGGTCGGACCTGTTGCAGCTGATCGACGACATCCTGGACCTGTCGAAGGTCGAGGCGGGCAAGATGAACGTCGATCCGGAGCGGGTGTTCCTGCAGCGGCTGTTGGACTACGTCGAGGCCACGTTCCATCCGTTGACGACGCAGAAGGGCCTGGAGTTCCGGGTCCGGACCGCGAACGGGATCCCGGGGGAGATGCTGACCGACGACTCCCGACTGCGGCAGGTGCTGCGGAATCTGCTGTCCAACGCGGTGAAGTTCACCGAGACCGGCGGCGTGGAGCTGAGCATCGAGCAGGCTACTGTCGAGGAGCTGCCGGGGAACGTGCGGGATCACGGGCCAGCGTTGGCGTTCCGGGTGAAGGACACCGGGATCGGGATTCCCGAGCAGCAGCTGGAGACCATCTTCGGGGCCTTCCAGCAGGCCGACGGCACCACCAGCCGGAAGTACGGCGGGACGGGGCTGGGGCTGTCGATCAGCCGGGAGATCGCGCAGCTGCTTGGCGGCGCTATCACCGCGCACAGTGTGCTTGGGGAAGGCAGTACCTTCACTTTGTACCTGCCGGTGGCGCATCCGGATTGGGCGGAGATGACGTCCTCCGACGGCGGCGCGCATGGTGATTTCGGGTTTGCATCTGATGCCGCCTCCATTACGAGTACGAGCAACGGAGCCGCCGCCGACAATTCCGTCAGCGCCGGCCAAGCTGGTCACGCGGACTACACCGCGGTTGCGTCGTCCGGGGCGCGGCGTTCGGGGGCCGGGGTCGTGGCCGAGCGTTCTGTCGCCGAGGCCTCGCCGCGTCGGCTGCTGGTCGTCGAGGACCAGGCGCGCGGCCTGCTGTCCCTGGTCGCCGAGAGCGCGGCCGAGGACCTGCTCGCCGGCCGGGAGCGGCTGGGCCCGCACGCGCAGGTGCAGATCAGGACCGCGGTCGGGGCTCAAGAAGCGGCAGCCATGCTCGCGGCCGAACCGCACCACTGCGTGGTCCTGGAACTGGACATGGCCCAGGACGGCGCAGCGCTGTTCCTCCAGGCGCGCACCGCCGACCCCGCCCTGCGCTCGATCCCGGTCCTGGCACACCACAACCGGACCCTGCGCGGCGACCAGGACCGCCTCCTGCGCGCCCACGCCGAGCTGTACCCGCTGGAGCTCCTGCCGAGCCTGGACGAGCTGCGCGAACGCATCGTGCTCCACCTGGGCGCCGAGCACCCCGACGACGTCGTCCCCCTCGGCCTCCCCGGCCGCGAACGCCTCGCCGAACTCCCCGACAGCGGCGGCCGCCTCTCGGGCCGCAGCGTCCTGGTCATCGACGACGACGCCCGCAACCTGTTCGCCCTGACCGGCATGCTGGAGATGCACGGCATGCGCGTGGTCGACGCCGAGGACGGCGTCAAGGGCATCCAGGCGCTGCAGAACGACCCGAGCATCGAGCTGATCCTGATGGACGTGATGATGCCGGAAATGGACGGCTACGAAGCGACGGCCCGCATCCGCACCATGCCCGAGTTCGCGGACCTGCCGATCATCGCCGTCACCGCGAAAGCCATGCACGGCGACCGCGAAAAGAGCCTGGCGGCTGGCGCCAACGACTACGTGACCAAACCGGTGGACGCCGCGGTGCTCATCGAGAGCATCCAGCGGGTCCTGGGCCTGTGA
- a CDS encoding ATP-binding protein, whose amino-acid sequence MQQSRSTGSAAHTTADRQARGARRGTPPSGEPRNACEPRASSLSWSFPGTPADVACSRHWLAMAATEMWGDCDDTDRLVLAYSEIATNAVVHGAGPVTVAAQICPTSARCEIADQSSRLPRARHAAPADVGGRGLEMVQLTVDRLQVAADRAGKTVSFEVGRQAGRQKG is encoded by the coding sequence ATGCAGCAATCGCGCTCCACCGGATCAGCCGCCCACACCACGGCAGACCGCCAGGCACGCGGCGCGCGGCGTGGAACCCCGCCCTCCGGGGAGCCCCGAAACGCGTGCGAGCCCCGAGCCAGCTCCCTGTCGTGGTCCTTCCCCGGCACCCCGGCCGACGTCGCCTGCTCGCGGCACTGGCTGGCGATGGCGGCGACCGAGATGTGGGGCGACTGCGACGACACCGACCGCCTCGTGCTCGCCTACAGCGAGATCGCGACCAACGCGGTCGTGCACGGCGCCGGCCCGGTCACCGTCGCGGCCCAGATCTGCCCGACCAGCGCACGCTGTGAGATCGCCGACCAGTCCTCGCGGCTCCCGAGGGCCCGGCACGCGGCGCCGGCCGACGTCGGCGGGCGCGGGCTGGAGATGGTGCAGCTGACCGTGGACCGGCTCCAGGTCGCTGCCGACCGGGCCGGCAAGACCGTCTCCTTCGAGGTCGGGCGACAAGCCGGGCGACAAAAGGGATAG
- a CDS encoding STAS domain-containing protein: protein MEFSCTAKQFADHVLLTVVGDVDLAAHGRFQADVEQAWDGSSDLVIDCSQVTFLDSMGLRVLVHAMQRASANSRVITLAAPSQPVLRVLELAGVKELFTVTA, encoded by the coding sequence ATGGAGTTCTCTTGTACCGCGAAGCAGTTCGCGGACCACGTGCTGCTCACCGTCGTCGGGGACGTCGACCTCGCCGCGCACGGCCGGTTCCAGGCCGACGTCGAGCAGGCTTGGGACGGCTCGTCCGATCTCGTCATCGACTGCTCCCAGGTCACCTTTCTGGACTCCATGGGGCTGCGGGTCCTCGTGCACGCCATGCAGCGCGCCTCGGCGAACAGCCGCGTGATCACGCTGGCGGCGCCGTCCCAGCCGGTACTGCGGGTGCTGGAGCTGGCCGGGGTCAAAGAGCTCTTCACGGTGACCGCGTAG
- a CDS encoding SpoIIE family protein phosphatase, with protein sequence MPEDAAGPSSEATAEPNAALADAQAAAAPDPRAAAQAAAGPSSQTAAPTGAPADGLAGAPVGAQAAEPAGALADAQATAAPDPRAAAQAVAGPSSQIAAPTGAHTDGLAGAQAGARTSSQIAVPTGAPTGGLADAQAAAGPSSQDAESAGAQAAEPTDAQADVLAGARVEMLAAAHLPAAPATVTTTLPAGQPAAGIGRLAATVGRLQSLLHDAESSADVRVLIALARGILMERLHIAPAAAARQLEELAERSGVPVVELAADIVNEIAGDPLGEVARASVSDPRRATAGAQALNVRLRAAEAGVLTASDVHAAAGSLHRQALEPLGAVAVAVWALAADGSLLLAGYSGFAAAEARSWYQTPPGVETAARRAIRTRATHWSKGPDRAPSIGERTLGPDAVRVAIPAQLGGRLLGVLEVCWPGPVGELPQPVHRQLQALAELCAHTLDIMPADQPGGFGPSGGQGGQGGQSGQNQSGYNGHNGNGPGAPGQGPAPVAPGLSDLLDGLLEPALVLQPQYDAAGVLADFRIVHANRRFVDPVGRPSAAILGTPFLQAYPLSAEDGGLYERIEHVHATGEPFHHDRVVLRALIAGIPVSTSLTVGISRLGPSLVLTWHPEDEETRLARLLQHAQRLGRLGGFEENLLTGEVTWSGELFELFALPGTAQPVPIRELAAHAHADDVAAISRFVRTVLHHRTHASAAFRLQRGDGVQRYIRIVAEPVLEDGTMTAVRGACQDVSAQHWTEIALAATRDRLEHSEREVEESNRLTLRLQRAIMPVAPTLIDAMGLQIATRYRPAEKGHLVGGDWYDAVVLPNGRILLVVGDVAGHGIDAATEMVALRNALRGLAATGATPSQMLNWLGTVAHHLSGNVVTATVICGIYNPEDRVFRWSRAGHPPPLLVRDGVTAVPPTPEGILLGALGEARYEEQVLQLQPGDRLLMYTDGLIERRDRDIEESLSDLLKLVQPDIDSLEGQLEHLLLHSNADTDDDTCLVGVEVR encoded by the coding sequence ATGCCGGAGGACGCCGCCGGGCCGAGTTCGGAAGCCACCGCCGAGCCGAACGCGGCGCTCGCCGATGCGCAGGCGGCCGCCGCGCCCGACCCGCGTGCTGCCGCTCAGGCCGCCGCCGGGCCGAGCTCGCAAACCGCGGCGCCAACTGGTGCACCCGCTGATGGGCTCGCTGGTGCGCCAGTCGGTGCGCAGGCCGCCGAGCCCGCCGGCGCGCTCGCCGATGCGCAGGCGACCGCTGCGCCCGACCCGCGTGCTGCCGCTCAGGCCGTCGCCGGGCCGAGCTCGCAGATCGCGGCGCCAACTGGTGCGCACACTGATGGGCTCGCTGGTGCGCAAGCCGGTGCCAGGACGAGCTCGCAGATCGCCGTGCCAACTGGTGCACCTACTGGTGGGCTCGCCGATGCGCAAGCAGCCGCCGGGCCAAGCTCGCAAGATGCTGAGTCTGCCGGCGCGCAAGCCGCCGAGCCCACCGACGCGCAAGCCGATGTCCTCGCCGGCGCCCGGGTCGAAATGCTCGCCGCCGCGCATCTCCCAGCGGCGCCCGCCACCGTTACCACCACCCTCCCCGCCGGGCAGCCCGCCGCCGGCATCGGTCGCCTCGCCGCGACCGTCGGCCGCCTCCAGTCCCTCCTCCATGACGCCGAGTCCAGCGCCGATGTCCGGGTCCTGATCGCTCTCGCGCGCGGCATCCTCATGGAGCGCCTGCACATCGCGCCGGCCGCTGCCGCGCGCCAGTTGGAGGAGCTTGCCGAGCGCAGTGGGGTGCCGGTCGTCGAGCTGGCGGCTGACATCGTCAACGAGATCGCTGGCGATCCGCTCGGTGAGGTGGCGCGCGCCAGTGTCTCGGATCCGCGGCGGGCCACCGCCGGCGCGCAGGCGCTGAATGTGCGGCTGCGGGCCGCCGAGGCCGGCGTGCTCACCGCCTCCGACGTGCACGCCGCCGCCGGCTCGCTGCATCGGCAGGCGCTGGAGCCGCTCGGCGCTGTCGCGGTCGCGGTCTGGGCGCTGGCCGCCGATGGCTCGCTGCTCCTGGCCGGGTACTCCGGTTTCGCCGCCGCCGAGGCCCGGAGCTGGTATCAGACTCCGCCCGGCGTCGAGACCGCGGCGCGGCGCGCCATTCGTACCCGTGCCACGCACTGGAGCAAGGGTCCTGACCGGGCGCCGAGCATTGGTGAGCGTACGCTCGGCCCCGACGCCGTCCGCGTCGCGATTCCGGCGCAGCTCGGCGGGCGGTTGCTCGGTGTGCTCGAGGTCTGCTGGCCGGGCCCGGTCGGTGAGCTGCCGCAGCCGGTGCACCGCCAGCTCCAGGCGCTGGCCGAGCTCTGCGCGCACACGCTCGACATCATGCCCGCGGATCAGCCCGGCGGATTCGGCCCGTCCGGCGGCCAGGGCGGACAGGGCGGACAGAGCGGACAGAATCAGAGCGGCTACAACGGCCACAACGGCAACGGCCCAGGCGCCCCCGGCCAAGGCCCCGCCCCCGTCGCCCCCGGCCTCAGCGACCTCCTCGACGGCCTCCTCGAACCGGCCCTCGTCCTGCAACCGCAGTACGATGCCGCCGGCGTCCTGGCCGACTTCCGCATCGTCCATGCCAACCGCCGCTTCGTCGACCCCGTGGGCCGCCCCTCCGCGGCGATCCTCGGCACGCCGTTCCTCCAGGCCTACCCTCTGTCCGCCGAGGACGGCGGCCTCTACGAACGCATCGAGCACGTCCACGCCACCGGCGAACCCTTCCACCACGACCGCGTCGTCCTGCGAGCTCTGATCGCCGGCATCCCGGTCTCCACCTCCCTCACCGTCGGCATCAGCCGCCTCGGCCCCAGCCTGGTCCTCACCTGGCACCCCGAGGACGAGGAAACCCGCCTGGCTCGCCTCCTCCAGCACGCCCAGCGCCTGGGCCGCTTGGGCGGCTTCGAGGAGAACCTGCTCACCGGCGAGGTCACCTGGAGCGGCGAGCTGTTCGAGCTGTTCGCCCTGCCCGGCACCGCGCAGCCGGTCCCGATCCGCGAACTCGCCGCCCACGCGCACGCCGACGACGTCGCCGCGATCTCCCGCTTCGTCCGCACCGTCCTTCACCACCGCACCCACGCCTCCGCCGCCTTCCGCCTCCAGCGCGGCGACGGCGTCCAGCGCTACATCCGCATCGTCGCCGAGCCCGTGCTCGAAGACGGCACCATGACCGCCGTGCGCGGCGCCTGCCAGGACGTCTCCGCGCAGCACTGGACCGAGATCGCCCTGGCCGCCACGCGCGACCGGCTGGAGCACAGCGAGCGCGAGGTCGAGGAGAGCAACCGCCTGACCCTGCGCCTGCAGCGCGCGATCATGCCGGTCGCCCCGACCCTGATCGACGCCATGGGCCTGCAGATAGCGACCAGGTACCGGCCGGCTGAGAAGGGCCACCTGGTCGGCGGCGACTGGTACGACGCCGTCGTCCTGCCGAACGGCCGTATCCTGCTGGTCGTCGGCGACGTCGCCGGCCACGGCATCGACGCCGCCACCGAGATGGTGGCGCTCCGCAACGCCCTGCGCGGCCTCGCGGCGACCGGCGCGACCCCGTCGCAGATGCTCAACTGGCTCGGCACGGTCGCCCACCACCTGTCCGGCAACGTCGTCACCGCCACTGTCATCTGCGGCATCTACAACCCCGAAGACCGCGTGTTCCGCTGGTCGCGCGCCGGGCACCCGCCGCCGCTGCTGGTCCGGGACGGCGTCACCGCCGTCCCGCCGACGCCCGAAGGGATACTGCTGGGAGCGCTGGGAGAAGCCCGCTACGAGGAGCAGGTGCTGCAACTCCAGCCCGGCGACAGGCTGCTGATGTACACCGACGGCCTGATCGAACGCCGGGACCGCGACATCGAGGAGTCGCTGTCGGACCTGCTCAAGCTGGTCCAGCCGGACATCGACTCGCTGGAGGGGCAGCTGGAGCACCTGCTCCTGCACAGCAACGCCGACACCGACGACGACACGTGTCTGGTCGGGGTCGAGGTGCGGTGA